Proteins encoded within one genomic window of Patescibacteria group bacterium:
- the recA gene encoding recombinase RecA, with product MSKSEKNKEEKKNISEKSKAAEEAISQIKQRFGEGSIMKMGEAKKTSVDAVPTGCLSLDIALGIGGVPRGRIIEIYGPEASGKTTLAQHIVAEVQKIGGVAAFVDAEHALDPDYAKKIGININELLISQPDTGEQALEIVETLVRSNAVDVIVVDSVAALVPKTEIEGEMGDRQMGTQARLMSQALRKLTGIIAKTNTVLIFINQIRLKIGVFFGNPETTTGGMALKFYSSIRIEVRRSAQIKKGDKIIGNQVKAKIVKNKVAAPFQNTTFDIMYNEGISISGDVLDTGVEYGIVKKSGNSYVYGDEKLGVGRENAKAHLRQNPKLIKEIKAKVWQELEEKEVKNSD from the coding sequence ATGTCAAAAAGCGAAAAAAACAAGGAGGAGAAAAAAAATATAAGTGAAAAATCAAAAGCTGCCGAAGAAGCAATTAGCCAAATTAAACAGCGTTTTGGAGAAGGTTCTATAATGAAAATGGGTGAGGCAAAAAAAACATCAGTTGATGCCGTGCCGACCGGATGCTTATCTCTTGATATCGCGCTTGGCATTGGAGGGGTGCCACGCGGAAGAATCATAGAAATTTACGGACCTGAGGCTTCTGGAAAAACAACGCTTGCCCAACATATTGTCGCGGAAGTCCAAAAAATAGGAGGTGTGGCTGCTTTTGTTGACGCCGAGCACGCGCTGGATCCTGATTACGCGAAAAAAATTGGGATTAACATAAATGAACTTTTGATTTCCCAGCCAGACACGGGGGAGCAAGCATTGGAAATAGTTGAGACATTGGTTCGTTCAAACGCTGTTGATGTAATCGTTGTTGATTCTGTCGCGGCATTGGTTCCTAAAACAGAAATAGAAGGAGAAATGGGAGATCGGCAAATGGGAACGCAGGCGCGTTTAATGAGCCAGGCATTAAGAAAATTAACTGGAATTATCGCAAAAACTAACACTGTGCTGATTTTTATAAATCAAATTCGTTTAAAAATAGGAGTATTTTTTGGCAACCCCGAAACAACAACAGGCGGTATGGCATTAAAATTTTATTCTTCCATTAGAATCGAAGTCCGCAGAAGCGCGCAAATAAAAAAAGGCGATAAAATTATTGGAAATCAGGTAAAAGCGAAAATAGTAAAAAATAAAGTAGCGGCTCCATTCCAAAATACGACTTTTGATATTATGTATAATGAAGGAATATCAATTTCAGGAGATGTTTTAGACACAGGCGTTGAATATGGCATTGTAAAAAAATCAGGGAATTCTTATGTCTACGGAGATGAAAAATTAGGCGTTGGAAGGGAAAACGCTAAAGCGCATTTAAGGCAAAATCCAAAATTAATAAAAGAAATCAAAGCAAAAGTTTGGCAAGAGCTTGAAGAAAAAGAAGTAAAAAATTCCGATTAA
- a CDS encoding DNA translocase FtsK produces the protein EYDEEIIERQGNGIENLDSDFEENDELINEAREIVINSERASISFLQRKMRIGYNKAAGIIDALESLGVVGPADGAKGRQVLIPRESLENAGVDKDEEENEK, from the coding sequence TTGAATATGACGAGGAAATAATTGAGAGACAAGGTAATGGAATTGAAAATCTAGACAGTGATTTTGAGGAAAACGATGAATTAATAAATGAAGCGCGTGAAATTGTTATTAATTCTGAAAGAGCCTCAATTTCTTTTTTGCAAAGAAAAATGCGGATTGGTTATAATAAAGCTGCTGGAATTATTGACGCATTGGAAAGTTTAGGAGTTGTTGGTCCGGCAGACGGGGCGAAAGGAAGACAGGTTTTGATTCCGAGAGAGAGTTTGGAAAACGCTGGAGTTGATAAGGATGAGGAGGAAAATGAAAAATAG
- a CDS encoding helix-turn-helix domain-containing protein yields the protein MFNFQESIKQNNILGKKLSDKRISQNIRIEDAEEAINIQKKYLLAIEEGNYNILPGQIYTKNFVKTYADFLGLDVDACLENLEREYFLFNHITNSQHIKKQRSSIKFKNFFCYSNLRFVITPKILKNIAVVAAFLLCFTYLGAEAKNIFNPPQIEIFYPLNNLVVEKQIIEIKGITEKGADISINDRNILTDVDGNFAKNICLRSGVNIIKITANKKYSKTNIIFRKVLVVK from the coding sequence ATGTTTAATTTTCAAGAATCAATAAAACAAAATAATATTTTAGGCAAAAAATTGAGTGATAAAAGAATTTCTCAAAATATTAGAATAGAAGATGCTGAAGAAGCCATTAATATTCAAAAAAAATATTTATTAGCTATAGAAGAAGGCAATTATAACATATTGCCGGGACAGATTTATACTAAAAATTTTGTAAAAACATACGCTGATTTTTTAGGGCTTGATGTTGACGCTTGTTTGGAAAATTTGGAACGCGAATATTTTTTATTTAACCATATAACAAATTCGCAACATATTAAAAAACAGAGAAGCAGTATAAAATTTAAGAATTTTTTTTGTTATTCTAACCTTCGTTTTGTGATTACTCCAAAAATTTTAAAAAATATCGCTGTTGTTGCCGCTTTTTTATTATGCTTTACTTATCTTGGAGCTGAAGCAAAAAATATTTTTAATCCTCCGCAAATAGAAATATTTTATCCGCTGAATAATTTAGTGGTTGAAAAACAAATAATAGAAATAAAAGGCATAACAGAAAAGGGAGCTGATATTTCTATCAATGATAGAAATATTTTGACTGATGTTGACGGTAATTTCGCAAAAAATATTTGCCTGCGTTCAGGGGTTAATATTATAAAAATAACAGCTAACAAAAAATACAGCAAAACAAATATTATTTTTAGAAAAGTTTTGGTTGTGAAATAA